TGGAATTTTGTTTTAGCAAGCAGAAAACTAATGCCTATAATTTTTAAGAATTAGTTGGCTGTTTTGTTAAAAACAAACGTATATCCAAATAATGATAATACCTAATTGATGTTTAAGTTTTGGCATGTTATGTGCTATAACTATTAAAAATAAGCATCAATTAGGTAATTTTAAAAAAACATAAATGAGTAAATTCTTTTCCATTATTTTAATTGCATTAGTGTGTAGTTTTGGCACATTACAAGCGCAAAATTTTAGTACACACCAAGTAAAATCAGGAGAAACAGTAGAGAGTATAGCAAAGCGTTATTTTGTAACAGCTAGCGATATTTATTCTTTAAATCCAGATGCTAAAAAGGAATTAAAGACAAATACTATATTAATTATTCCTATTTCTAAAGCTAATCAGCCAACAGTTACTACGGTAAAGGAATTAAAAGGTTTTAGAACACACAAAACAAAACGTAAAGAAACCTTATACAGTTTAGCTAAAAAGTACAATGTATCGGAAGATGATATTAAAAAGTACAACAAGTTTTTATACGCGAATACACTTCGTAAAGGTGATAAACTTCAAATCCCTATTTTAAAAGAAACTAAAGTTGTTGATGAAGTGAAGAATACAAAACCATATTTGGTACAAGCCAAAGAAGGTAAGTGGCGTATTGCTTATAAATTCGGAATTACTTTAGAAGAATTGGAAGCGCTTAACCCTAAAATGGGAGCTGTACTTCAAGAAGGACAACAAATTAATGTTCCTAATTTAGAGAAAGAAGAAATTAAGAAGGTTGACGAAACTTACGGTTATTATAAAGTACTACCTAAAGAAGGATTTTATCGTCTAAAATTAAAACTAGGTTTAACTCAAGAAGAACTAGAAGCTTTAAATCCTGAATTGAAAGAAACGGGATTAAAAGTTGGTATGATTTTAAAAACACCACAAGGCAATACTAATTTAGCAGGTGTTATAAATACAAGTTACGATGGTACTTCTTCTGATTTAAAAATGAAAATAAAAGATTACAACACAAAGCATATTGCTATTATGTTGCCTTTTAGATTAAATCGTGTGGAGTTTGATACCACTGCAGATACTAGAAAGAGTATAAAAAGTGATCCGTATTTAAATGCCTCTTTAGATTTTCAATCTGGTGTTTTAATGGCTATCGATTCTTTAAAAGCTTTAGGACTTTCTCTTAAAGTTGATGTTTATGATACTAAATATGAAGTAAGTGAAGTTTCTAGAATTTTAGCTAATAACGATTTTAGTGATGTAGATGCTGTTATTGGTCCATTAACGCCAATCACATTTGCTAAAGTAGCATCAGAATTACAAGTAAACAATGTACCTGTAGTTTCTCCAATTGGGTTAGATTTACAATTACGTTCTAACGTTTTTCAATCTAGGCCTAAAACAGAATTACTAAAAAGTAGAATTGTACAATTCGTTAAAAAAGATACCTTAAGTAATAATGTTATTATTGTGGCAGATTCTAAACACGTATCTATAGCAAACGAATTAAAGCGTACGTTTAATCAAGCTTCTATTGTTTATTCGAGAAAGAATAAAAAAGGGCAAGATGAAAATTATGTACTCGTTAATGATATTGTAGGTTCGTTAAAAGCAGGTAATAACTATGTGTTTTTAGAAACCGCTAATGCTGGTTTTGTATCGAATGTAACAAGTTTATTAGCTTCGGTTAATAATACTATAGAGCCTGGACAAAAAAATAATGACAAAAAGAAAATCACTTTGGTTACGACCGATATGAATGATGCTTTTGAAGGTGACCAGGTTTCTAACGAACATTTATCTAAATTGAATTTTCATTTTGCAGCAACGTCGAAATGGTTCGATGAAACTGAAAATAGTTTTGTTAAAAAATACGAAAGCATGTATAACGCAACTCCAAATAAAAGAGCCGTTCGTGGTTTCGATTTAACTATGGATGTTGTTTTACGTTTAGTATCTTCAAATAGTTTATATGAGTCGGTTAACGAAGCTCCATTAACAGAATATATTGAAAGTAAATTTGCGTACAAAAAAGATATTTCTGGTGGTTATTATAACGACAGTATCTATCTAGTAAAACATCAAAATTTACGTATTATAGAAGTTAAATAATAAAAATAAGTCAAGATATAATCTAATCGTTTTTATATCATATTAATAAATTTAATTTTTTATTGTGATTAAAATATTAGCTTTTTTATTTTGTACTATAAGCTTCCAAACAGGAGAAGCTGTTATTTCTTGGGAAGATGATTATAAATTGTCTTGGTCAGATTTTAAAGGAAAACCAAAGCAGAATTCAGGTGCAGTTGCAGAAACGGCGTCAGGAATTAGCTTTGGTTTTTCCGTTAAAGAATTAAACTCTAATGTTGTAAGTTATACAGCGGAAGTTCACGCTTATTTTAGTGTCGAAAAATCTTGGTTTCATAAAGATAAAGCCAGTGATTATATTTTAAATCATGAGCAATTGCATTTTGATATAACAGAATTGTTTGCAAGGAAATTTAGAAAAGAAATTGCTCAACAAAAAGTTTCAAACGACATTAAGGCTAAGTTGAAAGTAATTTACAAAAAACATGTTACCGATTTAGGAACGATGCAAAAACGCTATGATGCGGAAACAGATCATTCTAAAAAAATCGATGCTCAACAACGATGGCAACTTTTTATTAAGAAAGAACTTGATAAGCTGTCTAAATTTAAACTTATAGAATAATAACCCTGTGGTTCCAGATAAACATTTCCTGATTACATTAGCGCATACCAAAATGCCTTTTGGTAAATACAAAGATCGTTACTTAATAGACTTACCCGAATATTACGTGGTTTGGTACCATAATAAAGGGTTTCCTAAAGGAAAGTTAGGCGATATGCTTAAACAGGTTTATGAACTGAAATTAAATGGTTTGGAAGATTTAATTAGGAATATACAACGTAAGTATCCTAAATAAATAGTTATAGTTTGTACGCGTCTTCATTTTAAAATCTACGTAAATTAATTAAGATTACCACCTGCTTTTTAAT
The window above is part of the Algibacter sp. L3A6 genome. Proteins encoded here:
- a CDS encoding LysM peptidoglycan-binding domain-containing protein gives rise to the protein MSKFFSIILIALVCSFGTLQAQNFSTHQVKSGETVESIAKRYFVTASDIYSLNPDAKKELKTNTILIIPISKANQPTVTTVKELKGFRTHKTKRKETLYSLAKKYNVSEDDIKKYNKFLYANTLRKGDKLQIPILKETKVVDEVKNTKPYLVQAKEGKWRIAYKFGITLEELEALNPKMGAVLQEGQQINVPNLEKEEIKKVDETYGYYKVLPKEGFYRLKLKLGLTQEELEALNPELKETGLKVGMILKTPQGNTNLAGVINTSYDGTSSDLKMKIKDYNTKHIAIMLPFRLNRVEFDTTADTRKSIKSDPYLNASLDFQSGVLMAIDSLKALGLSLKVDVYDTKYEVSEVSRILANNDFSDVDAVIGPLTPITFAKVASELQVNNVPVVSPIGLDLQLRSNVFQSRPKTELLKSRIVQFVKKDTLSNNVIIVADSKHVSIANELKRTFNQASIVYSRKNKKGQDENYVLVNDIVGSLKAGNNYVFLETANAGFVSNVTSLLASVNNTIEPGQKNNDKKKITLVTTDMNDAFEGDQVSNEHLSKLNFHFAATSKWFDETENSFVKKYESMYNATPNKRAVRGFDLTMDVVLRLVSSNSLYESVNEAPLTEYIESKFAYKKDISGGYYNDSIYLVKHQNLRIIEVK
- a CDS encoding DUF3820 family protein, with product MVPDKHFLITLAHTKMPFGKYKDRYLIDLPEYYVVWYHNKGFPKGKLGDMLKQVYELKLNGLEDLIRNIQRKYPK
- a CDS encoding DUF922 domain-containing protein codes for the protein MIKILAFLFCTISFQTGEAVISWEDDYKLSWSDFKGKPKQNSGAVAETASGISFGFSVKELNSNVVSYTAEVHAYFSVEKSWFHKDKASDYILNHEQLHFDITELFARKFRKEIAQQKVSNDIKAKLKVIYKKHVTDLGTMQKRYDAETDHSKKIDAQQRWQLFIKKELDKLSKFKLIE